In Triticum urartu cultivar G1812 chromosome 6, Tu2.1, whole genome shotgun sequence, the following proteins share a genomic window:
- the LOC125516596 gene encoding probable BOI-related E3 ubiquitin-protein ligase 2, with product MILATGHHQPAAAHGLAAGASAAAMPVSSWPLYGSAVPSQQGDHSGLVAAPIPAPTLGVELDGAQEMTTNNKRKREEQSSAAFGAAQAHQQPMVVDRSLRNEAERFCNTLEEEMRRHETLMLSTVEAMVEKRLLAKDQEIMHNWGVNCALGERLRTLYMEAEAWRMDAQSKQTEANVLRADLERALAQQAVRYRGSGSGEGEGEDDAESCCWGDYHVAFCGGEEVETPVVEPPVTGAGMCKGCSENAPVVVLLPCRHLSICGPCAEVASGCPSCGCAKQGSIYINLS from the exons ATGATACTCGCAACCGGCCACCACCAACCTGCCGCTGCTCACGGGCTCGCCGCGGGTGCCTCCGCCGCTGCTATGCCTGTGAGCAGTTGGCCTTTGTATGGCTCTGCGGTGCCGAGCCAGCAGGGAGATCACTCGGGCCTCGTCGCGGCACCGATTCCGGCGCCGACGTTGGGCGTCGAGCTTGACGGTGCTCAGGAAATGACCACCAACAACAAGCGGAAGCGCGAGGAGCAGTCGTCGGCGGCGTTTGGCGCGGCCCAGGCGCATCAGCAGCCAATGGTCGTCGACCGCAGCCTGCGCAACGAA GCAGAAAGGTTTTGTAATACTTTGGAGGAGGAGATGCGGAGGCATGAGACGCTCATGCTCTCGACCGTGGAGGCCATGGTGGAGAAGCGGCTCTTGGCCAAGGACCAGGAGATCATGCACAACTGGGGCGTCAACTGTGCACTCGGGGAGCGCCTCAGGACCCTCTACATGGAGGCTGAGGCGTGGCGCATGGACGCGCAATCCAAGCAGACCGAGGCCAACGTGCTCCGCGCCGACCTAGAGCGGGCGCTTGCCCAGCAAGCGGTCCGTTACCGTGGCAGTGGCAGCGGTGAAGGTgaaggtgaggacgacgccgagTCATGCTGCTGGGGGGACTATCACGTGGCATTCTGCGGGGGGGAGGAGGTGGAGACGCCGGTGGTGGAGCCTCCGGTGACAGGAGCCGGAATGTGCAAGGGGTGCAGTGAGAATGCGCCGGTGGTGGTGCTACTGCCGTGCCGGCACCTCTCCATCTGCGGGCCATGCGCGGAAGTAGCGTCGGGGTGCCCATCGTGTGGATGCGCCAAGCAGGGCAGCATCTACATCAACTTATCGTGA